In one window of Bradyrhizobium sp. AZCC 1721 DNA:
- a CDS encoding peptidase domain-containing ABC transporter — MQGLLNFSGRGFLPVIRQTEAAECGLACLAMVAFYHGHRTDMNSLRRRYAVSLKGVTLRDLMEIAAHLGLACRPLRIEVDHLCQLRLPAILHWDMDHFVVLKACKKHGIVVHDPAAGEKWFPITEASRHLTGVVLELSPTEEFCRTDQRVRLPFSAFWSGMRGNSHVLTQILVLSVVIEILILAAPFYMQLTVDEVIARGDVDLLLVLGLGFALLVLIKVASTATRSFIVLLLQNTLSFQIGARLFHHLVRLPLSFFEKRHIGDILSRFGSIEPIRNMLAEGLITGLIDGLMSVLMLALMFAYSVQLGFIVLFAFALYAALRLALFRIFRQRSEAAIHSKAQEDSTFIETVRAVQSLKLLNRENERESQWLNRYAEYVNANVRLGRARISFKAINDTIYGLENVITIYLAARLALDNLITVGMIFAFVSYKLQFAERTALLIEKLVDLRILGLHLERLADIALTPLERGHDQDLSYVRPIRGSIELRNVCFRYAEAEPLILNNVNLCVAPGQFVTIMGPSGCGKTTLVKIMLGLLEPTSGEVLIDGLPLGQIGPRVYREHIGAVMQEDQLLSGSIADNICFFETTFDRQWMIECAQIAGIHDDIMAMPMSYNSLIGDMGSSLSSGQKQRVLLARALYRRPKILFLDEGTAHLDTEKEKEINANLQHLNMTRVSIAHRPEIAHGADMIIRLSTAAGPFQVGVSGSRPAAAPARDAGHTGFAAEGAKSTKLAQGHDNCSDDGRKGDYSKKAGKFDYSKDGKGECSKHDGGWKDAKNDDGQPQKDYCGPKPSDGCGKGDMDRNPGEALAKFDFSHGDFGSRGPDHSGDMQGSARRDGGRS, encoded by the coding sequence ATGCAGGGACTGTTGAACTTCAGCGGACGCGGGTTCCTCCCGGTCATCAGGCAGACAGAGGCAGCGGAATGCGGGTTGGCATGCCTTGCCATGGTAGCGTTCTATCATGGCCATCGAACTGACATGAATAGCCTGCGGCGGCGGTACGCAGTCTCGCTGAAGGGTGTCACTCTCCGCGACCTCATGGAGATAGCGGCTCACCTGGGCCTCGCGTGCCGGCCGCTGCGAATCGAGGTTGACCATCTGTGCCAACTGCGTCTCCCGGCTATCCTGCACTGGGACATGGATCATTTCGTTGTCCTGAAGGCGTGCAAGAAACACGGAATCGTGGTTCACGATCCGGCCGCCGGCGAGAAATGGTTCCCCATCACGGAAGCATCGAGACATCTCACCGGAGTCGTACTTGAACTCTCACCCACCGAAGAGTTCTGCCGCACAGACCAGAGAGTGCGACTACCGTTCTCAGCATTCTGGAGCGGAATGAGGGGAAACTCTCATGTCTTAACGCAGATATTGGTTCTCTCGGTGGTCATCGAGATCCTTATCCTCGCCGCTCCCTTCTACATGCAGCTCACGGTTGACGAGGTCATCGCCAGAGGCGACGTCGATCTTCTGCTCGTACTCGGGCTTGGATTCGCGCTACTCGTCCTGATCAAAGTCGCGTCGACCGCGACCCGCTCGTTCATTGTTCTTCTTCTGCAGAATACGCTGAGCTTTCAGATCGGTGCCCGGCTGTTTCATCATCTGGTGCGTTTGCCTCTCTCATTTTTCGAAAAGCGGCACATCGGCGACATCCTGTCGCGCTTTGGCTCGATCGAGCCCATCCGCAACATGCTCGCGGAGGGACTGATCACTGGCTTGATTGACGGTCTCATGTCCGTGTTGATGCTGGCGTTGATGTTCGCATACAGCGTCCAGCTCGGATTTATCGTCCTGTTCGCGTTCGCGCTGTACGCCGCTTTGCGACTCGCTCTCTTCAGGATCTTCCGACAACGGAGCGAAGCGGCCATTCACAGCAAGGCACAGGAAGACTCCACCTTCATCGAAACCGTGCGGGCGGTGCAGAGCCTGAAGCTCCTCAACCGAGAGAACGAGCGGGAGAGCCAGTGGCTGAACCGCTATGCTGAGTACGTAAATGCCAACGTGCGGCTAGGCCGGGCGAGAATCAGCTTCAAAGCCATCAACGACACGATATACGGCCTGGAGAACGTAATCACAATCTACCTTGCCGCTCGCCTCGCACTAGACAACCTTATCACGGTTGGCATGATATTCGCGTTCGTCAGCTACAAGCTGCAGTTTGCCGAACGGACGGCGCTGCTAATCGAGAAGCTGGTGGACCTGCGCATTCTCGGACTGCACCTGGAGCGCCTCGCCGATATTGCGCTCACCCCCCTAGAGCGGGGGCACGACCAGGATTTGTCGTATGTGCGACCGATCCGCGGCTCGATCGAGCTGCGCAACGTGTGCTTCCGCTATGCAGAAGCAGAGCCTCTGATTCTCAACAACGTCAATCTGTGCGTTGCGCCGGGACAATTCGTGACGATCATGGGACCTTCCGGCTGCGGCAAGACAACTCTAGTCAAGATTATGCTTGGGCTGCTCGAGCCAACGAGCGGAGAAGTCCTGATAGACGGCCTTCCGCTAGGCCAGATCGGACCGCGCGTTTATCGCGAACACATTGGCGCGGTGATGCAGGAGGATCAATTGCTGTCAGGATCTATTGCCGACAACATCTGCTTTTTTGAGACGACATTCGATCGGCAATGGATGATCGAGTGTGCGCAGATTGCCGGCATCCACGACGATATCATGGCAATGCCGATGAGCTACAATAGCCTCATCGGTGACATGGGAAGCTCATTATCCAGCGGGCAGAAACAGCGAGTACTGCTTGCGCGCGCGCTCTATCGCCGACCAAAGATCCTGTTTCTGGACGAGGGCACGGCACATCTGGACACCGAAAAGGAAAAAGAAATCAATGCCAATCTCCAGCATTTAAATATGACTCGTGTGAGTATAGCACACCGACCTGAAATCGCCCACGGAGCGGACATGATCATCCGTCTTTCCACGGCGGCAGGGCCGTTTCAGGTCGGAGTCTCAGGTAGCAGACCAGCAGCGGCGCCTGCGCGCGATGCTGGCCACACCGGATTTGCCGCCGAAGGTGCGAAATCGACCAAGCTCGCGCAGGGCCACGACAACTGCTCCGATGACGGCCGCAAAGGCGACTATTCGAAGAAGGCCGGGAAGTTCGACTACTCGAAAGACGGCAAGGGTGAGTGCTCCAAGCACGATGGTGGCTGGAAGGACGCCAAGAACGATGACGGCCAGCCGCAGAAGGATTACTGCGGCCCGAAGCCATCCGACGGTTGCGGCAAGGGCGACATGGATCGTAACCCGGGTGAAGCGCTGGCCAAGTTCGACTTCTCACATGGTGATTTCGGCTCGCGTGGTCCGGATCATTCGGGTGATATGCAGGGCTCGGCGCGTCGAGATGGGGGTCGTTCGTAG
- a CDS encoding DNA-binding protein, with amino-acid sequence MNEELRNLLSGVTADVPDVGRICYGLSRNGSYNAAAKGDIPTIRIGGRLKVPTAVLRRQLGLDQVGAS; translated from the coding sequence ATGAACGAAGAGCTGAGGAACCTGCTTTCCGGGGTCACCGCAGATGTGCCCGACGTCGGCCGAATTTGTTACGGCCTTAGCCGCAACGGCTCCTATAACGCCGCAGCGAAGGGCGACATTCCGACGATCCGAATCGGCGGTCGGCTGAAGGTCCCGACGGCGGTGCTGCGCCGGCAGCTAGGGCTCGATCAGGTCGGCGCGTCCTGA
- a CDS encoding tyrosine-type recombinase/integrase encodes MKRSHGDGSVQRRGENSWRLRYYVGDVRHSLTFRGTRKEAADKLRGLLADAGKGVHVAADKKTLSQWADDWIALKTAERQHKTVARYEDLLKKHVLPRLGERPLQQIKPIEIQKLYAEMTALAPRTRHHVATVLKACLQAAVDIGKLLQASPAAAIKKPSAGDSDIGQALEQEKITALVEGFRGSTLFDFTFLMAFTGMRRGESLALRWSNFNPTAKTLRIERALEYTKKHGLQFKEPKSERGKRTIVLDDTLVALLLSLRARFQRLVAGAPDGIEVDLSLVRIPDDWLVFPTPDGQPSEPRHPDSVTKQFTKRAEKILGFSIRLHDLRVSHGTWLLDQGTPVHVVAKRLGHDPSVLLKVYAKRTQKGDESAAEKIGLLTKGLIIGPI; translated from the coding sequence ATGAAGCGATCACACGGCGACGGCAGCGTTCAGAGGCGCGGCGAAAATTCTTGGCGGCTGCGCTATTACGTCGGCGACGTCAGGCACTCCCTCACCTTCCGCGGCACGCGAAAAGAAGCGGCAGACAAACTTCGCGGTCTGCTGGCGGATGCAGGCAAAGGCGTGCACGTTGCCGCCGACAAGAAGACATTGTCGCAATGGGCCGACGATTGGATTGCGCTCAAGACGGCAGAACGCCAGCACAAGACGGTGGCGCGCTATGAGGACTTGCTCAAGAAGCATGTGCTGCCGAGATTGGGCGAGCGGCCGCTACAGCAAATAAAGCCGATCGAAATCCAGAAGCTGTATGCCGAGATGACTGCGCTGGCGCCTCGCACCCGACATCACGTCGCGACCGTGCTCAAGGCTTGCCTGCAGGCGGCCGTTGATATTGGCAAGCTGCTTCAGGCTAGCCCGGCAGCCGCGATCAAGAAGCCATCGGCCGGCGACTCCGATATCGGCCAGGCGCTCGAGCAAGAGAAGATCACGGCATTGGTCGAGGGCTTTCGCGGGTCCACGCTTTTCGATTTTACGTTCTTGATGGCGTTCACGGGCATGCGCCGCGGTGAATCGCTGGCGCTGCGCTGGTCCAACTTCAATCCGACCGCAAAGACGCTGCGCATTGAGCGCGCCCTGGAATACACAAAGAAGCACGGGCTTCAATTCAAGGAGCCGAAATCGGAGCGCGGCAAGCGCACGATCGTACTCGACGACACTCTCGTCGCGCTGCTGCTCAGCTTGCGGGCGCGCTTTCAGCGGTTGGTCGCTGGTGCACCCGACGGCATCGAGGTTGACCTGAGCCTTGTGCGCATTCCGGATGACTGGCTGGTGTTCCCAACCCCGGATGGCCAGCCGAGCGAGCCCCGGCATCCTGACAGCGTCACGAAGCAGTTCACCAAGCGGGCTGAGAAGATCCTCGGATTCTCGATCCGCCTGCACGATCTTCGGGTATCGCACGGAACTTGGCTCCTCGATCAAGGGACGCCTGTGCACGTCGTGGCAAAAAGGCTGGGCCATGACCCTAGCGTTTTGCTCAAGGTCTACGCTAAGAGAACCCAAAAGGGCGACGAGTCGGCCGCCGAGAAGATCGGCCTTCTGACGAAGGGCTTGATCATTGGGCCAATTTAG
- a CDS encoding addiction module antidote protein, whose translation MAKTARRSQYASTAQLEKFLNQAFQTTDSRQVCLALGEAVRTQNVTTIAIESGIERAHLYGAFASERGPRLSTVTKVITALRLRLVTVQPSASTVERYSSQQPVHGHLRYSTPAGVAELLNPAFATSNLRAICSTFGEIIRAQENVTEFARRIQIGRTRLYRSFMGDRSPEFTTVLTILGAFGLQLRVERVSNRKASLDPYSTPSLGKSAELGTSAEMVFPQQLPVEFPAMVEA comes from the coding sequence ATGGCCAAGACGGCTCGTCGCTCTCAATACGCTAGCACGGCTCAGCTTGAAAAATTCTTGAATCAGGCGTTTCAAACCACCGATAGCCGTCAGGTTTGCCTGGCTCTCGGTGAAGCAGTCCGGACCCAAAATGTCACGACGATCGCTATCGAATCAGGAATAGAGCGGGCACACCTCTACGGGGCTTTTGCATCAGAGAGGGGGCCGCGGCTTTCCACGGTGACGAAGGTGATTACGGCACTACGTCTGAGGCTGGTTACAGTGCAACCGTCCGCATCCACGGTCGAAAGATATAGCTCTCAACAGCCAGTGCATGGCCATTTACGTTACAGCACTCCGGCGGGCGTTGCCGAGCTCTTGAATCCTGCCTTTGCAACATCCAATCTTCGCGCCATTTGTTCTACCTTTGGTGAGATCATCCGAGCCCAGGAGAATGTTACTGAGTTCGCGCGACGAATACAGATTGGCCGAACACGTCTCTACCGCTCGTTCATGGGCGATCGTTCTCCCGAATTTACGACTGTCCTGACGATTCTCGGGGCGTTCGGATTGCAGTTGCGTGTAGAGCGGGTAAGCAATCGGAAAGCGTCGCTCGATCCCTATTCAACGCCGAGCCTTGGAAAATCGGCAGAGCTCGGGACATCGGCAGAGATGGTGTTCCCCCAACAACTTCCCGTGGAATTCCCAGCAATGGTAGAGGCCTGA
- a CDS encoding porin, whose translation MTMIKSLVLGSAAGLIAVSGAQAADLPVKAKAVEYVKICSLYGAGFYYIPGTDTCMKIGGYLRVDTTFNGGIYGSPAWNGDIGQGNRYANYFAARSRMSLSVDTRTATEYGVVRTFGQANFQFSTLGNNTFNPNSLDTRLGNNTNLLDSAGNGYVSIDQIFLQFAGFTFGKSVSAFASPWNGYPGNNNSNLIGGPDYVTGVNNIQYTAQFGNGVSGTIGLDEPTVYSRTGIGYLATFAATAATPTALATNPASSVSTLGIAPNAYGGVHAPDIVGNIRVDQAWGLFQIGGLAHLVNASYNVLGPTGVPTALSEISGHPESKWGGAVMAALQIKNLPTGAGDDFKIDATYAKGSTKSVISTSGTSPSFAMFGDTSRAGAYQSYGVGYTSDGVYVPGGDIQLTDAWGVRGAFNHNWDPYWSTSLWGSYAQVRYNGTATAAYCAAFAGPAAGGPVISARSFSGDFTCNPDFDVAMVGAVTRWTPVKNLTFSAEVGAFFLDQKMTGAITAQAPGATSPKPSATYEFRDQSTVFLNIRAQRNF comes from the coding sequence ATGACTATGATCAAGAGCCTTGTTCTCGGCTCAGCGGCGGGTCTCATCGCCGTGAGTGGAGCACAGGCCGCCGATCTTCCCGTCAAGGCCAAAGCGGTCGAATACGTGAAGATCTGCTCCCTGTACGGCGCTGGCTTCTACTACATCCCCGGCACCGACACCTGCATGAAGATTGGTGGTTACCTGCGCGTCGACACCACGTTCAACGGCGGCATCTACGGCTCGCCGGCATGGAACGGCGACATCGGTCAGGGCAACCGCTACGCCAATTACTTCGCGGCCCGCTCCCGTATGTCGCTGTCGGTTGATACCCGCACCGCCACTGAATACGGCGTTGTCCGCACCTTCGGTCAGGCCAACTTCCAGTTCAGCACACTCGGCAACAACACCTTCAATCCGAACTCGCTCGACACGCGCCTGGGCAACAACACGAACCTGCTTGACTCCGCCGGCAACGGCTACGTGTCAATTGACCAGATCTTCCTGCAGTTCGCGGGCTTCACCTTCGGTAAGTCGGTTTCGGCCTTTGCGTCGCCGTGGAACGGCTATCCGGGCAACAACAACTCGAACCTGATCGGCGGTCCGGACTACGTGACCGGCGTCAACAACATCCAGTACACCGCTCAGTTCGGCAACGGCGTGTCGGGCACCATCGGTCTGGACGAACCGACCGTGTACAGCCGCACGGGCATCGGATATCTTGCAACTTTCGCGGCAACCGCTGCTACTCCCACGGCACTCGCAACCAATCCGGCCAGCTCGGTCTCGACGCTCGGAATTGCGCCGAACGCCTATGGCGGCGTGCATGCGCCCGACATCGTCGGCAACATCCGGGTCGACCAGGCTTGGGGTCTGTTCCAGATCGGCGGTCTGGCGCATCTCGTGAACGCTTCGTACAACGTGCTAGGCCCGACGGGCGTGCCGACCGCTCTGTCGGAAATCTCCGGTCACCCCGAAAGCAAGTGGGGCGGTGCGGTGATGGCGGCCTTGCAGATCAAGAATCTGCCGACCGGTGCGGGCGATGACTTCAAGATCGACGCCACCTACGCCAAGGGCTCCACCAAGTCGGTGATCTCCACCAGCGGCACGTCGCCGAGCTTTGCGATGTTCGGTGATACCAGCCGTGCGGGAGCCTATCAGAGCTACGGCGTTGGCTACACCAGTGACGGCGTTTATGTCCCGGGTGGCGATATCCAGCTTACGGATGCCTGGGGCGTCCGTGGTGCGTTCAACCACAACTGGGATCCCTACTGGTCGACCAGCCTCTGGGGCAGCTACGCCCAGGTTCGCTACAATGGTACAGCGACCGCGGCCTACTGTGCGGCCTTTGCGGGCCCCGCTGCGGGCGGTCCTGTAATATCCGCACGCAGCTTCAGTGGCGACTTCACCTGCAACCCGGACTTCGATGTTGCGATGGTGGGTGCGGTCACCCGCTGGACTCCTGTCAAGAACCTGACGTTCTCGGCTGAAGTCGGCGCGTTCTTCCTTGACCAGAAGATGACGGGTGCGATCACGGCACAAGCTCCGGGCGCGACCAGCCCGAAGCCGAGTGCGACCTACGAGTTCCGGGACCAGAGCACTGTGTTCCTGAACATTCGCGCTCAGCGCAACTTCTGA
- a CDS encoding MarR family winged helix-turn-helix transcriptional regulator, protein MGQELRKGSDSSSRGNRGGPNEVGGKNQDIARQLAWEIAAINVHLQEIRYFWAKALGISGPQWMILMALADLDKGEGVPVKVVSKMLHVDPSFVTTQSKMLEKKGFMRRRTSADDARVVQMSLTDKTYKHIANLASEQEALNNFVFAEFSDRELSELTGKLATLKGRLEKASLKIAMGI, encoded by the coding sequence ATGGGACAAGAACTCCGCAAGGGATCGGACTCATCGAGCCGCGGCAACCGCGGAGGGCCGAATGAGGTCGGCGGAAAGAATCAGGACATCGCCCGGCAACTCGCCTGGGAGATCGCCGCCATCAACGTGCACCTCCAGGAGATTCGTTACTTCTGGGCAAAAGCCCTCGGCATCAGCGGCCCGCAATGGATGATCCTGATGGCCCTGGCCGATCTGGATAAAGGTGAGGGCGTCCCGGTGAAGGTCGTCTCAAAGATGCTTCACGTAGACCCGTCGTTCGTCACGACTCAGTCGAAAATGCTCGAGAAGAAGGGTTTCATGCGCCGGAGGACGTCGGCAGACGATGCAAGGGTTGTGCAGATGTCGTTGACGGACAAGACTTATAAGCACATTGCGAACCTGGCCTCCGAGCAGGAGGCCCTCAACAACTTCGTCTTCGCGGAATTCAGCGACCGTGAACTCAGCGAGCTCACCGGCAAACTCGCGACCCTGAAGGGCCGTCTCGAGAAGGCGAGCCTGAAGATAGCGATGGGTATATGA
- a CDS encoding alpha/beta hydrolase family protein has translation MKIHFGPAGWVQWPDSEEFSIEFMRLLGLAQEGGSLISECFLVASRIDPKDGGDSWYREWLRMADISNERANAAFQRGHVLTAQSNWLRAINYYQASAFDFDAADEKQQGVLRTMRACARRYIAHLTPAGEVVEIPWQEDYPLEGYFLPAPAASHRTPVVVCMGDPGHRKEEYLFKVARYARDRGLSLLAVDLLGSGTGAKFDEVAGRPDLEMAVSHVMDYLTTRGDIDENRVAILGDGPGSSFVARGVALDNRFAAAVCDGGIWDMHERAFLMDRLSLGSACKGGEGGWPRRKFRCPVLITMGEQGWLESNHVTGLFERLKTSQPDISLRIFDSSETAAAHGHCDNPTLANEFIFDWMADRLESVPA, from the coding sequence ATGAAGATTCATTTTGGTCCGGCGGGTTGGGTTCAATGGCCAGACAGCGAAGAGTTCTCAATCGAGTTCATGAGGCTGCTCGGCCTGGCTCAGGAAGGGGGCTCGCTGATCTCGGAATGCTTCCTTGTCGCAAGTCGGATTGACCCAAAGGATGGCGGCGATTCCTGGTATCGGGAATGGCTGAGGATGGCTGATATCAGCAACGAGCGCGCCAACGCTGCCTTCCAGCGCGGTCACGTGCTGACCGCACAAAGCAACTGGCTCCGTGCCATCAATTACTATCAGGCATCAGCGTTCGATTTCGACGCTGCCGACGAGAAACAGCAGGGTGTGCTCAGAACCATGCGGGCCTGCGCCCGCCGCTACATTGCGCATCTCACTCCCGCCGGCGAGGTCGTCGAGATTCCCTGGCAGGAAGATTATCCGCTGGAAGGCTACTTTTTGCCTGCCCCGGCCGCTTCGCATCGAACGCCTGTCGTGGTGTGCATGGGCGATCCCGGGCATCGGAAGGAAGAATATCTCTTCAAGGTGGCGCGCTACGCCCGCGACAGGGGATTGTCGCTGCTGGCCGTGGATCTCCTTGGATCCGGCACCGGCGCAAAATTCGATGAGGTAGCGGGCCGTCCCGATCTCGAAATGGCGGTAAGCCACGTGATGGATTACCTCACGACGAGGGGCGACATCGACGAAAACAGGGTGGCGATTCTCGGCGACGGTCCGGGATCGTCCTTTGTGGCGCGTGGCGTCGCTCTCGACAATCGTTTCGCTGCCGCGGTTTGTGACGGCGGAATCTGGGATATGCACGAGCGCGCCTTCTTGATGGACCGCCTCTCGCTGGGTTCCGCGTGTAAAGGAGGCGAAGGCGGCTGGCCGCGGCGAAAATTTCGCTGCCCGGTTCTGATCACCATGGGTGAGCAGGGCTGGCTCGAAAGCAACCATGTGACCGGTCTGTTCGAACGACTCAAGACCAGCCAGCCCGACATTTCACTAAGAATTTTCGATAGCTCTGAAACTGCTGCCGCGCATGGGCATTGCGATAATCCCACGCTCGCCAACGAGTTCATTTTTGATTGGATGGCCGATCGCCTTGAGTCGGTACCGGCCTAG